CATACGTGCCTTTCAAGTTTAAGACAGAgagtaattaattaacataattttaattttaatttgaagcagtttttttttttttatgtgctAGTAGTCACTGCATGAGGGGTAGCTTTCAAtccattgaaaaaaaaatgaattgaatgctttctaattttaatttttcgttTTGGAGTTATTCAATTTTCAGTGAAAGAGGGAGAGAGCATCAGATGAATGATTATTTGCTGTTTTGGGTTTCTTTTAACCGTTTGAGGTACAAAACATTCATGTGCCTCAGCCTCAGGGGCCCCCCTGGTTCCTTCCATTACACGCACATTCTCATTGATCATGCTGCTCTGCACCACCACACCAGcacatccatccatccatccatctatctatctgtctgtctgtctgtctaaTAATCATCGTACAGGTAATACTGAAAATAATCAGAAACATTCACAGTTTTTATCATTGACGAGTGCTTTTTGTCATAACAATATGGCTTGATTCCAGTCACAAAGCACGGCTTGCGGTTTTGGTGTTTAAAGCGGGGTCTATCGTTGTGTTGGGTCCAGGTCGGAGCAgagaaaggaggaggaggagaggaggaaGGCAAAGTAGAATCATCCAAAGGAGATCTGATCACTGGGGAAAGCCATCAGAAAGGATCATATGACGATGACCGTCATCATGATCGAGAGGCAGATCAGGAGGACGAccaggaggaagaggagaagatTCACAGCCACAGCCACAGGAGAAGGTGGCAGCCAAGTGGGTGCCTGTCGTGGATGAGATCAAGGAGGCTGCAGTGGCACAAAGTCAGACCGCAAAGAACCAATAAGAAACCTCTCTTTGTTTCTTGCTCCAGCGCTAGGAGGTGCTAGCCAGGCCCAGCTAGCTCAGCTTCTTGCTTGCTAGAAATGATTCCAAGGATAGTATAATAAGTGAGAATATCCAGCTAAACTCATCATCTCTGGATGGGCATTTTCGTGTCATCTGAGTCTATTACAAtcgttacatatatattctgtGGAACATTAATAACTCATTTGATTTCGCAAtctaattttaagattttaactttaactttgattCTAATCACTACACATTAAAAGTcgacaacacaattattattattttcatttttctttaatttttttaaccattcaattcaaattttaataataaattttctcaattattcattactttttccacaatttaataatataattattacttttttcaactattaattattttttcacatttttttctcataatttaacatcacaatcattacaaaccaattaaaattaaaactcaactcaactcaattctaaaatcaaacacactataatattttgaaacataTCACATTTGAGATAAAAGCGTCGTGAGTCATATGTAAACAAAATGTGAATCCAGATCTATAGTTCCTtaggtgtgtttgttttttaaaaaattctcaactcaactcaatttcacttattttcaattcaacaacaaaatccttactttttaaaaaatttaaatctttttaatcattcaattcaatttttaatattaaattatctaaattattcattacttttcacaattcaacaacacaataattactttttcacactttttctcatgatttaacaatacaatcattacaaaccaaataaaatcaaaactcaactcaactcaactctaaatccaaacgcactcttagACATTTGATCTATACATCCACAACAAAACTATCACATTTGAGATAAAAGCGTCACGAGCCATATGTAAACAAAATGTGAACCCGGATCTATACTTTCTCTGTTATTTGATCTATACATCCACAACAAAACTATCTATGGGCACATGACAAGGATCGATTGGAGTCGAACGTAGATGCATGAGAGGAGGGCTCCCGTCTATGTTAGAAGTGATCATGGGATGACCAAAGGTCAGACTtgatctattattattattcagaaAAAAGGTGGATGTCCATGGgcttcagatttttctggctGATCCTAGAATGTTTGTCCAGGGCCTAGGCCCAGGACCAGACCCTGCCCTGCCCACTGGgtctatatatgtgtgtgtgtgtgtgtgtgtgtttgaGAAGGCCCAAGCCAAATCCTGACTGCGCCCATGAATCATGATCACAGCAGGAGTCCTGCTCTCGTGCCAGAGTAATCTATCTGCATCGTTTGGTCTGTCTGACGGCCGTTTAATTAAGGGTGGTAGTGGAATTGAATCATTCAGATATATAAGTTAAAGTCAAGATTTACTCTTATGATCTGGATTAATTAAATCTCGTTAGACCTCCGAATGCTTCGGTGGCGCACATCAAAAGATATGCAGGGGAAATCCATTCACTTTCTCAAAGAGTAGATGAGGCGAGGGAACTCCCAAGCCTAAAGAAGCAAGAAACACAATAATATAACTAAAGCTTGTCACATGTGGATGCATGATTTATGTTTGATACTAAACCCAGAGTCCTTAACGTGTGCGCGTTCGAAGAAATCTAAGAAATGTATTGCATTTAAGTCAATTCAATTGTTAGATCCCGCTGGCACTGTCCATGATGAGATGATGCATTGCATGCAATACACACgccgagcaaaaaaaaaaaaaaaaacaagaagaagaagaggcaaTATACACACGATTCACATGATTATAGTCAGACACAAAGTCAGCTCTTCATTTTTCACATGGTGGAGTACTGTACTCTCTAGATAGATCTGTCATCAAGGGCAACAGAAATTGATGTGCTTAACATTGAAATTAGTCCACTTGCCTCTGAAATTCAATCTATCTATCAAGAGTATTATTGGTCACTCGATCACTCACTCACTTCACGACCCTAAATTCCTAACCAAGTGTAATCCTTTCACATTTTGTTCTTGTCTTCAGCAATAATTTGGTGAGATATATACTTGTAGAAAAATGAACCGTGCGTGAATTAGACAGCACATCCTATACCGGCCATATGAgatttaagggaaaaaaaatatttcagggGTTATATGAGACTCAAGTTCAATCACTTAATAGCTCGAGATTTTGCATTGAAAATGGCCTCTCATAAAGTCAAtggaaattttataaattccACTTCTCGTTTGTTTTCTGTTTAGTATGTACGGATGGATCACCGAGAGTAACTATTCTCTAAGATATGAGTTGGCATATAGTAAGTATCATGCCAATTGCCAAACCATTGGTACAGTGATATCCATTAAGTATCATATCAAATAGAAAGAAATTATAAGCATTACACACGACAACACATGGATAACTTTAGCACTAGAGCACGTATTGATCAGGTGATTTCTGCTTGCTATCACCATCTAATAAGTAATAACACGGAGTGAGACCGAACAGGTCACTAGATAAAAAGTGAGATCAAACAGATCAGGGAATTGGTACTCATGGATAAATGATCAGAAAAATGAAGGATTTAGCGAGCTTTAGTTTATCATTATTCGTCCACAATACGTTACCAAGAGAAGCTAACATCTCATGTACCAAACTAACTCCCTGTAATGGACAACGTATGGAGAAGTGGGCCAAAACAGACACGGCTCGAGTagaatatgaaaagaaaaggggggagggggggaggAAATATAATGGCAAAGGCAAACCCACTAATCACCATACCATACCATACCATACCATTCCATTATTGCTTTGCTTTCACCATCAAGGGAAAGATGCATCATTGATCTGATCATCCCACTAGCTCACCACACCACTTCCAGATCAGTTCAGGGGAGGAATTTccacattaaaaaaagaaaaggaaaaaaaaaaaaaacaagaactAGAAAAAAACAGAATAAGAAACTATTCAGTCAGTCGGTGAAGTTGGCGATGGTAGCGCCGGGCTCACAGGCCTTAGCGGCCGGGGCTGGCTCCACGGAAGGGCTGGGGTCTACGGGGTTTACCAGCAGCTCCTCCGGGAGGTCCTTGATCCCCTTGATGTAGAAGGTGTAGAAGAGCttgaaggggaagatgagCTGCTGCAGCTTCACCTGGCCATACGCCCCCTCGAAGACCCCCGACCCGCCGGTGATGGCCAGGTAGGTGTCCTCGTAGGTGAGGTAGGGCCCCTGCACCGCTAAGTGGCCGTAGTCCCCGAAGTAGAAGCTGAATATGGCCTCGTACCTGTCCCCCTTCTTCTCCGGCTTGTTCTGAATCAGTAGGCATATCCCCGCCGTGATCCCCACCCTCTTCTTCAGGTCCCCACTGTACacctgcatatatatatatatatatatatatatattcatttccaCACACACCAACAACAAATCACTAAAATATGTCCGATTTGGGGCAAGAAGCTGATCGAGACAGTAGAGGTTGTCGCTTGTCAGTCAGTAAAAATCGGAACTTTTTGCTTGGGAAAGCCATAAATTTACGAACTTTGTTGCTGAAAGGTACAAGATCGCCGAGGGAGTTGACAGATTTCTGGCTCAGCCGGAGGTACGCCGGGCTTCCACGGTCTCTCTCGTTGATCTCGTACACGTACAGTTCTTGGACTTTAGCTGCACAAATCAAATCAGACACTGATTACTTAACAGAAAGGCAGATTCAACCAGATCAAGCCCAcagacaaaaaaagaagaagaacaagaaagaTCTTGCTAATTAATCAATCCTACATGGCCTTGAATCATCCGAAGGGCTCGCCTGGCTCCTGCAGGTGAACGGCCTTCTGGCAACTGCTGAAAACCCGAGCTTAGCGGGAGCTGAGATCAGCTTAGGAGCTTGAGCAAGAAACTGGCTCGAGCCCTTTAATGTTGAGGCTACGCCGGCTTTGCTTGGAGCCGCCGACAGCCTCGGGGCAGCTAGTCTCATTGAAGGAGAGACTGTTCTAAGAGCAGCAGAGCTTGAACACGCCATAATTCTCTGGTTTCCtgcctcttcttcttcgaaaAAATGCCTTCTTCTGTGACGGCAGCAGTGCAGGAGGAGGAAGGTCCACAGGAAAGGGGGGTATTGATGAGGAAATAGTGCGGGAATGATGCCATTTTTATAGATAGAGTTGCGGAACACTGTTCATCATGTGGgcatattaatatttttagacGCGTcctattgaaataaaaaaaaaaaagttgaagtattatgaatatattaatGGAGTCATGGACGGTGCTGGAGAAGAGGAGTTGCTGTGCGCTGACTGTTCTTCATCAATGGGAGCAGTCAAACTTTTTGAATTAAGATCGGGAAGAAGAAGCGTCTGCCTAACTAGAAGAAGAATTTTCAGTTGCCTTTGCTTTCATTTCAGATGTAAATTCATTAAATTCGTGAGCTTAGAAATTTGAAGTGCTCTCTGCTCCATTTTGTTCTATTGGGTTCCTGTGTAAATTTGTGTATATTTAATGATGGGAGGCATATGAAAGTGGGGAATCTTTGTAGTGATGCATACCCTTGAAAAGGTATCCCCATGTGATAAACGTTCTGCTTAAGACGGGACCGACCAATTTTATAAATTCTGAAAATGAGATGGAGGCTTTTGCATCTTTCGAACTACACAACTTCAAGAGTCCGAGTCGATTTAGGAAAGAGGTACGAGATTGAATTGCGATTTATGTATGCTTATTGAATCACGGTCGATTCATGAATTCATAAGTGACAAATAATGCAATGTATAAACAAAAATCTAATATCTTCATGTATATGATCTGATCACCTATAACTTACAATGGATGGATACTCATTCGTAAAGGCCAGAGCCCAAAATGATTCCACTTGGGTGAAGGTTTAGAAATGGATGCAACATTTTCGTTGCAGGATATCATTGTGTCAGTTGACTTGGAAATTCAGGTTTGGTCTCTTATATATTgctgtctgcaagtgcaattGCAAATGCGCAAGGACAGAGCTGAGAAGGCATAGGCAATGGAGTCATTGGCAGGGGCAACAAGTGACAATGGTGACAGATGGTAGTGGACAGTTTGGTGGAGAAATCTTATATTGGATACGGAGTCTATATATAGACAATCTTAACAGCTTATTTTCTATAGAGATGCGTTGTAATTAAAGATGATTGTTCCCtatttaccgaaaaaaaaggttCTATTTAAGAAATGTCTCGACTTCAAATCACTtggatggagaaaattcacgctggaAAAATTTTACTCTTCAATGAAAAGACCCAGctcgaactggattagttgGGGGACTGCCATCAATGGATTTCCGGATACCAAAATacatatcgaaaaaaaaaatgaatatggCTTTCTACcgggaaaaagagagagaatatgGCTAGGTTTTTGTACGTAGAGGCAGTGGTATAAAAGGTGTCAATGGACATTTCGAGCCCCGTCCCAATTGATCGTTCATCTGGAGAAACTATTTCTCGCCAGTATGTCCTTTCTTGGTAGGAAATGGATATGATCAACATCATCAACGATATAAGAATAGTAATGGGCCTTAGATGAATCCGGCAAACTCCAATATATCAAACTATGACATGGTGGAGGGCTCAACTCAAGCCCAGTAATGTCATCTTCATGCAATAAGTCTCTGAAGCTAGCCCATAATTAATCAACATAATCCATAACCTAGCCAGCTGTATGCGGATCTCAATTGGttcaataatatatgtatatgtatatttatatatatatgtattcatATTTTGGCCACGTTCAATAAACTATATTCACTGCCAAAGGTTTGTGccacatattattattattgtatatGTAAGCCCATAATTATACATGCACGGCAAGTTTTATAAAGTATATATTCCATATCCCACACAAAATCTTGTGCGTGTATATGTAATTAGTGATGGTGATCAAACGAATTTATCCCATAGAATGAGAAAATTGATCATGCACGTCAAAAATAATTTGGCacttaattatttatgtgCCAAGCCCATGCATCCAGTTGAGCATAAACATACAGACCCTCATACATATTTGCAGTCTTCACAGATCGTCCCTCTCTCTatttaacaaatatatattagatttgTAAAGCAGCTTTAATTCTCATGCTTCAActtcttttttcggtgtgaatctTAGTATCCGGAAGCCTAATTAGACTATGATTAATCTAGTCGAGCGGGTCGGCCCTATAAAATTCTCCCTGCATGGATTGATGCTTCAACTTCTTTATTaggcatacatatatatagtatatgaCAATGAAATAACAAATAGAAAATTTCTTCAGTCAAACGACATGGCAACCAACTAAAAAATCCAGGAGAGTCATTTAGAACTACAGCTACGGCTGCTGAATGAAGTTGGTTTGTTGTAAGTCCCAGCTCTACAATACAATATCTACATAAGTTTTGTTGTTTGTCATACAGAAACATATAACGTATCCATATATTCATGCTtccatataaatttttatatatatatatacatctacATATTTACGCCCGCACAGAGACAGCATATATATGAAGATCTTCCTTCCACTTCTTCGCATTTTTTGCACCACCAAGAACTACATATATTCAGCAAACATACGATGTGCTGTGGCTGGCGTCTCTAATGATGTTTCTCCGTCACGTCATAACAGTAGGCAGGTTCCAGGACAGGCAGCAGCACAGGATTATTAAGGAGACCAGTGATGACCGTTAAAGCTCGATCGCGATATATCGAGTGTTCCAGAGAACTCCATGAGGTTGGGTGAGGTTGGTATGATGCATGATCAATGGTGAAGAGAAAGCTATCATATTGCAGCTCGAAACCCCTTAAGGGGTATGTGAAGTAACAAATTAAGAAGGAGGCAATCCACATCATTCATAGATGCATCATCATGCTACTTTGTTGGCACGAGTAGTTAAGCAAAGGCTCGGACACCCAAGGTGTCGAAACACGTACGTTCATTCCCAGCCCCTTTGGTTTAAGTTTTCCTGGGAAATTATCTTCTCTTTTGGCTTTCTGTACTTTCCAACTACTTTTCCATCTCTGCTTCTTAATTGTCAGTGTAAATACAGCGGAAAAACAATTTGCTTCTTGTTATTTTGAACGATTGAGTTTCCTAAGGGCTAAAGCAGATGTACTCTATACCATTTAGAGATAGCTTTGAGGAAGTACTAGAAAATTGGAAGCATTCACGTACAGCTAGCAACACTGCAGTCATTGATCGATCACGCAAGGTATACGATATGCACGGAATGATGAGCTCAGTGAAGGATAGGGCCCTACTTATAGctgaaatttatattttggatACATTGAATTGAGCTTGTATGTTAGTAGGATAGGACCCCTTTCTTCTGAAAAGGCCCACATTTATAGGAGAATGAATGCAGCACTTGCTATGTGCTAGTACAGCTGAAGTCATTACTTGGACATTTCAAGCTGTGGTAGAAGCACTGCACTGTAAATAATTAAGCGAGAAGGAATGCTGCAAcaatttttcctctttttttttttggggccaATGATGCACAagttccttctttttttctttttcttttctgaagATAATTCAACAATGCTGCAATAAGTTCAATAAAGGACGATActcttaactaattaattagctAAAATTTACTACTTAGagcacaaaaagaaaatgtacaGTGATTACTTATTTGAATTCGCAACTGATCTTAATTAAGTAACACCCTCAACTAGCTAGTAACACATAAAACTCAAGTTCTTAGCAAACTAACTAGTTCAGCCGATAAACAACTTGAATTTT
The sequence above is drawn from the Punica granatum isolate Tunisia-2019 chromosome 5, ASM765513v2, whole genome shotgun sequence genome and encodes:
- the LOC116208666 gene encoding allene oxide cyclase, chloroplastic-like yields the protein MACSSSAALRTVSPSMRLAAPRLSAAPSKAGVASTLKGSSQFLAQAPKLISAPAKLGFSAVARRPFTCRSQASPSDDSRPSKVQELYVYEINERDRGSPAYLRLSQKSVNSLGDLVPFSNKVYSGDLKKRVGITAGICLLIQNKPEKKGDRYEAIFSFYFGDYGHLAVQGPYLTYEDTYLAITGGSGVFEGAYGQVKLQQLIFPFKLFYTFYIKGIKDLPEELLVNPVDPSPSVEPAPAAKACEPGATIANFTD